Proteins co-encoded in one Scatophagus argus isolate fScaArg1 chromosome 11, fScaArg1.pri, whole genome shotgun sequence genomic window:
- the hspbap1 gene encoding HSPB1-associated protein 1 homolog isoform X3: MTSLDQRHTLFTKTKATPLFETQCFYVEAKLAHFLSWTRGQAGTDVGPFFEYPKSDYWAYADYKYIAILFQDQPSMFEDVKWSEFGFEGRNGRESTLWIGTKGANTPCHMDSYGYNLVLQVQGRKRWHLFPPEDTVHLYPTRIPYEESSVFSQVDVLQPDLRRFPAFQGARAHIVTLQPGQVLYVPRHWWHYVESVDPITVSINSWIELEVDDMTRVSEAVTKAVVCAFKCAPSDDNTDNWLNPTEEGVTSYNENIQYVNLAVRACAQKQRGLIMDSRDKRSSKRDSRGQIRKNSVLVRDSAPLSVPFGPHLIPVHCQQDCSLETRGVTAKDLEVSSDSAQRTKGLIQGKHECNPGLTRCRPCDCADGTSENSSEDYEEPVHTTITTNDLLNCLVHPDIIAHVTKLLLDRHTGNDRTTTPS; this comes from the exons CACCTCTTTTTGAAACCCAGTGTTTCTATGTGGAAGCCAAACTGGCACACTTTCTCAGCTGGACCCGGGGCCAGGCTGGGACAGATGTAGGGCCTTTCTTCGAATACCCCAAGTCAGATTATTGGGCCTATGCTGACTACAAATACATCGCCATATTGTTTCAAGATCAGCCTTCCATGTTTGAG gatGTAAAGTGGTCCGAGTTTGGTTTTGAGGGACGTAATGGTAGGGAGAGCACCTTATGGATCGGCACAAAGGGGGCCAACACACCGTGCCACATGGACTCTTATGGCTATAACCTGGTACTGCAGGTCCAAGGACG GAAGCGCTGGCACCTCTTTCCTCCAGAGGACACTGTCCATCTCTACCCAACCCGGATCCCCTATGAGGAGTCCAGTGTCTTCAGCCAGGTGGATGTTCTCCAACCAGACCTGAGGAGGTTTCCTGCATTTCAGGGAGCCAGAGCCCACATCGTCACTCTGCAGCCAGGGCAG GTGCTTTATGTCCCCAGACACTGGTGGCACTATGTGGAGTCTGTGGATCCCATCACCGTCAGCATCAACTCCTGGATCGAGTTG GAAGTGGATGACATGACCAGAGTTAGTGAAGCTGTGACCAAGGCTGTTGTTTGTGCCTTTAAATGTGCACCAAGTGATGACAACACCGACAACTGGCTCAATCCCACTGAG GAAGGAGTAACATCTtataatgaaaacatacagtatgtgaacCTTGCAGTGAGAGCTTGTGCTCAAAAACAGAGAGGACTGATCATGGACTCCAGAGACAAACGTTCATCCAAGCGGGACTCCAGAGGACAAATCAGGAAGAACAGCGTTTTGGTCCGGGATTCTGCGCCTCTCAGTGTTCCTTTTGGGCCACATCTCATTCCTGTACATTGTCAGCAAGACTGCTCACTAGAAACGAGGGGGGTGACCGCAAAAGAtctggaggtcagctcagacTCAGCACAGAGAACCAAAGGACTCATCCAAGGAAAACACGAATGTAACCCTGGTTTAACTCGATGTAGACCATGTGACTGTGCAGATGGGACATCAGAGAACTCTTCAGAGGATTATGAGGAACCAGTACACACAACAATAACCACTAATGACCTGTTAAACTGCCTAGTGCATCCTGATATCATCGCCCATGTCACTAAGCTTTTACTGGACAGgcacacaggaaatgacaggaCCACCACACCATCCTAG